In one window of Lynx canadensis isolate LIC74 chromosome B3, mLynCan4.pri.v2, whole genome shotgun sequence DNA:
- the GMPR2 gene encoding GMP reductase 2 isoform X1 — MPHIDNDVKLDFKDVLLRPKRSTLKSRSEVDLTRSFSFRNSKQMYTGIPIIAANMDTVGTFEMAKVLCKFSLFTAVHKHYSLEQWKDFASQNPDCLQHLAASSGMGSSDFEQLEQIMEAVPQVKYICLDVANGYSEHFVEFVKDVRKRFPKHTIMAGNVVTGEMVEELILSGADIIKVGIGPGSVCTTRKKTGVGYPQLSAVMECADAAHGLKGHIISDGGCSCPGDVAKAFGAGADFVMLGGMLAGHNESGGELIERDGKKYKLFYGMSSEMAMKKYAGGVAEYRASEGKTVEVPFKGDVDHTIRDILGGIRSTCTYVGAAKLKELSRRTTFIRVTQQVNPIFSNDS, encoded by the exons ATGCCTCACATCGATAACGACGTCAAACTGGACTTCAAGGATGTCTTGTTGAGGCCCAAACGCAGTACCCTTAAGTCTCGAAGTGAG GTGGATCTCACAAGATCCTTTTCATTTCGGAACTCAAAGCAGATGTATACCGGGATCCCCATCATTGCTGCTAATATGGATACTGTGGGCACCTTTGAGATGGCCAAGGTTCTCTGTAAG TTCTCCCTCTTCACAGCTGTCCATAAACACTACAGCCTCGAGCAGTGGAAAGACTTTGCTAGCCAGAATCCTGACTGTCTTCAG CATTTGGCTGCCAGCTCAGGCATGGGCTCTTCTGACTTTGAGCAACTGGAACAGATCATGGAAGCTGTTCCCCAGGTGAAATATATATGCCTGGACGTGGCAAATGGCTACTCTGAGCACTTTGTGGAGTTTGTAAAGGATGTACGGAAGCGCTTCCCCAAACACACTATTATG GCAGGGAATGTGGTAACAGGAGAGATGGTGGAAGAGCTGATCCTCTCTGGGGCTGACATCATCAAAGTAGGAATAGGACCAG GTTCCGTGTGCACCACTCGGAAGAAAACTGGAGTGGGGTATCCACAGCTCAGTGCAGTGATGGAGTGTGCAGATGCTGCTCATGGCCTCAAAGGCCACATCATTTCA GATGGAGGCTGCAGCTGTCCAGGGGATGTGGCCAAGGCTTTTG GGGCAGGAGCTGACTTTGTGATGCTGGGTGGCATGCTGGCTGGGCACAATGAGTCAGGTGGTGAGCTCATCGAGAGGGATGGCAAGAAGTACAAGCTCTTCTATGGGATGAGTTCTGAAATGGCCATGAAGAAGTATGCTGGGGGCGTGGCTGAATACAG GGCCTCAGAGGGAAAGACAGTGGAGGTGCCCTTTAAAGGGGATGTGGACCATACCATCCGAGACATCCTTGGAGGCATCCGTTCCACATGTACCTACGTGGGAGCAGCTAAACTGAAGGAGTTGAGCCGGAGAACCACCTTTATCCGAGTCACCCAGCAGGTGAATCCAATCTTCAGTAATGACAGCTAG
- the GMPR2 gene encoding GMP reductase 2 isoform X2, which produces MPHIDNDVKLDFKDVLLRPKRSTLKSRSEVDLTRSFSFRNSKQMYTGIPIIAANMDTVGTFEMAKVLCKHLAASSGMGSSDFEQLEQIMEAVPQVKYICLDVANGYSEHFVEFVKDVRKRFPKHTIMAGNVVTGEMVEELILSGADIIKVGIGPGSVCTTRKKTGVGYPQLSAVMECADAAHGLKGHIISDGGCSCPGDVAKAFGAGADFVMLGGMLAGHNESGGELIERDGKKYKLFYGMSSEMAMKKYAGGVAEYRASEGKTVEVPFKGDVDHTIRDILGGIRSTCTYVGAAKLKELSRRTTFIRVTQQVNPIFSNDS; this is translated from the exons ATGCCTCACATCGATAACGACGTCAAACTGGACTTCAAGGATGTCTTGTTGAGGCCCAAACGCAGTACCCTTAAGTCTCGAAGTGAG GTGGATCTCACAAGATCCTTTTCATTTCGGAACTCAAAGCAGATGTATACCGGGATCCCCATCATTGCTGCTAATATGGATACTGTGGGCACCTTTGAGATGGCCAAGGTTCTCTGTAAG CATTTGGCTGCCAGCTCAGGCATGGGCTCTTCTGACTTTGAGCAACTGGAACAGATCATGGAAGCTGTTCCCCAGGTGAAATATATATGCCTGGACGTGGCAAATGGCTACTCTGAGCACTTTGTGGAGTTTGTAAAGGATGTACGGAAGCGCTTCCCCAAACACACTATTATG GCAGGGAATGTGGTAACAGGAGAGATGGTGGAAGAGCTGATCCTCTCTGGGGCTGACATCATCAAAGTAGGAATAGGACCAG GTTCCGTGTGCACCACTCGGAAGAAAACTGGAGTGGGGTATCCACAGCTCAGTGCAGTGATGGAGTGTGCAGATGCTGCTCATGGCCTCAAAGGCCACATCATTTCA GATGGAGGCTGCAGCTGTCCAGGGGATGTGGCCAAGGCTTTTG GGGCAGGAGCTGACTTTGTGATGCTGGGTGGCATGCTGGCTGGGCACAATGAGTCAGGTGGTGAGCTCATCGAGAGGGATGGCAAGAAGTACAAGCTCTTCTATGGGATGAGTTCTGAAATGGCCATGAAGAAGTATGCTGGGGGCGTGGCTGAATACAG GGCCTCAGAGGGAAAGACAGTGGAGGTGCCCTTTAAAGGGGATGTGGACCATACCATCCGAGACATCCTTGGAGGCATCCGTTCCACATGTACCTACGTGGGAGCAGCTAAACTGAAGGAGTTGAGCCGGAGAACCACCTTTATCCGAGTCACCCAGCAGGTGAATCCAATCTTCAGTAATGACAGCTAG
- the GMPR2 gene encoding GMP reductase 2 isoform X5: MLLPSVILPASILVAEKFSLFTAVHKHYSLEQWKDFASQNPDCLQHLAASSGMGSSDFEQLEQIMEAVPQVKYICLDVANGYSEHFVEFVKDVRKRFPKHTIMAGNVVTGEMVEELILSGADIIKVGIGPGSVCTTRKKTGVGYPQLSAVMECADAAHGLKGHIISDGGCSCPGDVAKAFGAGADFVMLGGMLAGHNESGGELIERDGKKYKLFYGMSSEMAMKKYAGGVAEYRASEGKTVEVPFKGDVDHTIRDILGGIRSTCTYVGAAKLKELSRRTTFIRVTQQVNPIFSNDS, encoded by the exons ATGCTGCTCCCATCAGTAATATTACCTGCCTCTATACTTGTAGCTGAAAAG TTCTCCCTCTTCACAGCTGTCCATAAACACTACAGCCTCGAGCAGTGGAAAGACTTTGCTAGCCAGAATCCTGACTGTCTTCAG CATTTGGCTGCCAGCTCAGGCATGGGCTCTTCTGACTTTGAGCAACTGGAACAGATCATGGAAGCTGTTCCCCAGGTGAAATATATATGCCTGGACGTGGCAAATGGCTACTCTGAGCACTTTGTGGAGTTTGTAAAGGATGTACGGAAGCGCTTCCCCAAACACACTATTATG GCAGGGAATGTGGTAACAGGAGAGATGGTGGAAGAGCTGATCCTCTCTGGGGCTGACATCATCAAAGTAGGAATAGGACCAG GTTCCGTGTGCACCACTCGGAAGAAAACTGGAGTGGGGTATCCACAGCTCAGTGCAGTGATGGAGTGTGCAGATGCTGCTCATGGCCTCAAAGGCCACATCATTTCA GATGGAGGCTGCAGCTGTCCAGGGGATGTGGCCAAGGCTTTTG GGGCAGGAGCTGACTTTGTGATGCTGGGTGGCATGCTGGCTGGGCACAATGAGTCAGGTGGTGAGCTCATCGAGAGGGATGGCAAGAAGTACAAGCTCTTCTATGGGATGAGTTCTGAAATGGCCATGAAGAAGTATGCTGGGGGCGTGGCTGAATACAG GGCCTCAGAGGGAAAGACAGTGGAGGTGCCCTTTAAAGGGGATGTGGACCATACCATCCGAGACATCCTTGGAGGCATCCGTTCCACATGTACCTACGTGGGAGCAGCTAAACTGAAGGAGTTGAGCCGGAGAACCACCTTTATCCGAGTCACCCAGCAGGTGAATCCAATCTTCAGTAATGACAGCTAG
- the GMPR2 gene encoding GMP reductase 2 isoform X3, whose amino-acid sequence MDSAAACGSVSLKDFISLSLFLIAFSLFTAVHKHYSLEQWKDFASQNPDCLQHLAASSGMGSSDFEQLEQIMEAVPQVKYICLDVANGYSEHFVEFVKDVRKRFPKHTIMAGNVVTGEMVEELILSGADIIKVGIGPGSVCTTRKKTGVGYPQLSAVMECADAAHGLKGHIISDGGCSCPGDVAKAFGAGADFVMLGGMLAGHNESGGELIERDGKKYKLFYGMSSEMAMKKYAGGVAEYRASEGKTVEVPFKGDVDHTIRDILGGIRSTCTYVGAAKLKELSRRTTFIRVTQQVNPIFSNDS is encoded by the exons ATGGATTCTGCTGCTGCTTGTGGCTCTGTTAGCCTTAAGGACttcatctccctttctctatttttgatTGCT TTCTCCCTCTTCACAGCTGTCCATAAACACTACAGCCTCGAGCAGTGGAAAGACTTTGCTAGCCAGAATCCTGACTGTCTTCAG CATTTGGCTGCCAGCTCAGGCATGGGCTCTTCTGACTTTGAGCAACTGGAACAGATCATGGAAGCTGTTCCCCAGGTGAAATATATATGCCTGGACGTGGCAAATGGCTACTCTGAGCACTTTGTGGAGTTTGTAAAGGATGTACGGAAGCGCTTCCCCAAACACACTATTATG GCAGGGAATGTGGTAACAGGAGAGATGGTGGAAGAGCTGATCCTCTCTGGGGCTGACATCATCAAAGTAGGAATAGGACCAG GTTCCGTGTGCACCACTCGGAAGAAAACTGGAGTGGGGTATCCACAGCTCAGTGCAGTGATGGAGTGTGCAGATGCTGCTCATGGCCTCAAAGGCCACATCATTTCA GATGGAGGCTGCAGCTGTCCAGGGGATGTGGCCAAGGCTTTTG GGGCAGGAGCTGACTTTGTGATGCTGGGTGGCATGCTGGCTGGGCACAATGAGTCAGGTGGTGAGCTCATCGAGAGGGATGGCAAGAAGTACAAGCTCTTCTATGGGATGAGTTCTGAAATGGCCATGAAGAAGTATGCTGGGGGCGTGGCTGAATACAG GGCCTCAGAGGGAAAGACAGTGGAGGTGCCCTTTAAAGGGGATGTGGACCATACCATCCGAGACATCCTTGGAGGCATCCGTTCCACATGTACCTACGTGGGAGCAGCTAAACTGAAGGAGTTGAGCCGGAGAACCACCTTTATCCGAGTCACCCAGCAGGTGAATCCAATCTTCAGTAATGACAGCTAG
- the GMPR2 gene encoding GMP reductase 2 isoform X4: MSRKRVASSLLFDDSFPQFSLFTAVHKHYSLEQWKDFASQNPDCLQHLAASSGMGSSDFEQLEQIMEAVPQVKYICLDVANGYSEHFVEFVKDVRKRFPKHTIMAGNVVTGEMVEELILSGADIIKVGIGPGSVCTTRKKTGVGYPQLSAVMECADAAHGLKGHIISDGGCSCPGDVAKAFGAGADFVMLGGMLAGHNESGGELIERDGKKYKLFYGMSSEMAMKKYAGGVAEYRASEGKTVEVPFKGDVDHTIRDILGGIRSTCTYVGAAKLKELSRRTTFIRVTQQVNPIFSNDS; this comes from the exons ATGTCTAGAAAAAGAGTTGCTAGTTCTCTCCTTTTTGATGACTCTTTTCCCCAGTTCTCCCTCTTCACAGCTGTCCATAAACACTACAGCCTCGAGCAGTGGAAAGACTTTGCTAGCCAGAATCCTGACTGTCTTCAG CATTTGGCTGCCAGCTCAGGCATGGGCTCTTCTGACTTTGAGCAACTGGAACAGATCATGGAAGCTGTTCCCCAGGTGAAATATATATGCCTGGACGTGGCAAATGGCTACTCTGAGCACTTTGTGGAGTTTGTAAAGGATGTACGGAAGCGCTTCCCCAAACACACTATTATG GCAGGGAATGTGGTAACAGGAGAGATGGTGGAAGAGCTGATCCTCTCTGGGGCTGACATCATCAAAGTAGGAATAGGACCAG GTTCCGTGTGCACCACTCGGAAGAAAACTGGAGTGGGGTATCCACAGCTCAGTGCAGTGATGGAGTGTGCAGATGCTGCTCATGGCCTCAAAGGCCACATCATTTCA GATGGAGGCTGCAGCTGTCCAGGGGATGTGGCCAAGGCTTTTG GGGCAGGAGCTGACTTTGTGATGCTGGGTGGCATGCTGGCTGGGCACAATGAGTCAGGTGGTGAGCTCATCGAGAGGGATGGCAAGAAGTACAAGCTCTTCTATGGGATGAGTTCTGAAATGGCCATGAAGAAGTATGCTGGGGGCGTGGCTGAATACAG GGCCTCAGAGGGAAAGACAGTGGAGGTGCCCTTTAAAGGGGATGTGGACCATACCATCCGAGACATCCTTGGAGGCATCCGTTCCACATGTACCTACGTGGGAGCAGCTAAACTGAAGGAGTTGAGCCGGAGAACCACCTTTATCCGAGTCACCCAGCAGGTGAATCCAATCTTCAGTAATGACAGCTAG
- the TINF2 gene encoding TERF1-interacting nuclear factor 2 isoform X3, producing the protein MATPPGAGPAALRFAAAATWQVVRGRRVEHFPRVLEFLRSLRAAAPGLVRYRHHERLCMGLKAKVVVELILQGRPWAQVLNALHHHFPESGPVVRDPKATKQDLRKISEAQKTFCQQVKQLAETPVDLASKLQELEQEYGEPFLAAMEKLFFEYLCQLEKALPALQAQQLQDVLSWMQPGVSITSSFALSQYGVDMGWPLPERLVTDSVSVTEPMEQSPPQQPKLVLHDPSPKARPSSYLSRGLAPRKNPEPLAGHHFNLAPLGRRRIQSRWASTKGDHKERPTVMLFPFRNLGSPSQIISEPESREERETHTADLAGAAGMRAASTGKSKSPSQTLGGRALKENPVDLFASEKEENCLVCPMDPLRLSLSPPKARKPGPSVHTLPAPLPKALATSPGQLQPPSCKVKSTVKR; encoded by the exons ATGGCCACGCCCCCGGGGGCCGGTCCCGCGGCTCTGCGCTTCGCAGCCGCGGCCACCTGGCAAGTGGTGCGGGGGCGCCGCGTGGAGCATTTCCCCCGGGTATTAGAGTTTTTGCGATCACTGCGCGCTGCTGCCCCTGGCTTGGTTCGCTACCGCCACCATGAACGCCTGTGTATGGGCCTAAAGGCCAAG GTAGTGGTGGAGCTGATCTTGCAGGGCCGGCCGTGGGCCCAAGTTCTGAATGCCCTACATCACCACTTCCCAGAGTCTGGACCTGTAGTGCGGGACCCGAAAGCT ACAAAGCAGGACCTGAGGAAGATCTCAGAGGCACAGAAAACCTTTTGCCAACAGGTGAAGCAACTAGCAGAGACCCCAGTGGACTTGGCTTCCAAGCTGCAG GAACTTGAACAAGAGTATGGGGAACCCTTTTTGGCTGCCATGGAAAAGCTGTTTTTTGAATACCTGTGTCAGCTGGAAAAAGCACTGCCTGCATTGCAGGCACAGCAG CTTCAAGATGTGCTGAGCTGGATGCAGCCTGGAGTTTCTATCACTTCTTCTTTTGCCTTGAGCCAATATGGTGTGGACATGGGGTGGCCACTTCCAG agcgCTTGGTTACTGATTCAGTGAGCGTGACAGAGCCCATGGAGCAGAGTCCTCCTCAGCAACCAAAGCTAGTACTTCATGATCCATCGCCAAAAGCCAGGCCTAGCTCATACCTTTCTCGGGGACTAGCCCCAAGGAAGAACCCAGAACCTTTGGCTGGCCACCACTTCAATCTGGCCCCTCTAGGCCGGCGAAGAATCCAGTCCCGATGGGCATCCACTAAGGGAGACCATAAGGAGCGCCCTACAGTCATGCTGTTCCCCTTTAGGAATCTGGGTTCACCAAGCCAGATCATATCTGAGCCTGAGAGCAGGGAAGAACGTGAAACACACACGGCAGATCTGGCAGGTGCTGCGGGCATGAGAGCAGCTTCCACTGGAAAATCTAAGAGTCCATCCCAGACCCTGGGGGGAAGAGCTCTGAAGGAGAACCCAGTTGACTTGTTTGCTTCAGAGAAAGAAGA GAACTGCTTGGTTTGCCCCATGGACCCCCTGAGACTGTCATTATCACCTCCTAAGGCTAGGAAGCCAG GACCCTCCGTCCACACTCTCCCAGCACCCTTACCAAAAGCCTTGGCCACATCCCCTGGACAGCTGCAGCCTCCATCCTGCAAAGTGAAGAGCACTGTGAAGAGATAA
- the TINF2 gene encoding TERF1-interacting nuclear factor 2 isoform X2, whose amino-acid sequence MATPPGAGPAALRFAAAATWQVVRGRRVEHFPRVLEFLRSLRAAAPGLVRYRHHERLCMGLKAKVVVELILQGRPWAQVLNALHHHFPESGPVVRDPKATKQDLRKISEAQKTFCQQVKQLAETPVDLASKLQELEQEYGEPFLAAMEKLFFEYLCQLEKALPALQAQQLQDVLSWMQPGVSITSSFALSQYGVDMGWPLPERLVTDSVSVTEPMEQSPPQQPKLVLHDPSPKARPSSYLSRGLAPRKNPEPLAGHHFNLAPLGRRRIQSRWASTKGDHKERPTVMLFPFRNLGSPSQIISEPESREERETHTADLAGAAGMRAASTGKSKSPSQTLGGRALKENPVDLFASEKEENCLVCPMDPLRLSLSPPKARKPVCPPSLCSSVITIGDLVLDSDEEENDQREGRDPPSTLSQHPYQKPWPHPLDSCSLHPAK is encoded by the exons ATGGCCACGCCCCCGGGGGCCGGTCCCGCGGCTCTGCGCTTCGCAGCCGCGGCCACCTGGCAAGTGGTGCGGGGGCGCCGCGTGGAGCATTTCCCCCGGGTATTAGAGTTTTTGCGATCACTGCGCGCTGCTGCCCCTGGCTTGGTTCGCTACCGCCACCATGAACGCCTGTGTATGGGCCTAAAGGCCAAG GTAGTGGTGGAGCTGATCTTGCAGGGCCGGCCGTGGGCCCAAGTTCTGAATGCCCTACATCACCACTTCCCAGAGTCTGGACCTGTAGTGCGGGACCCGAAAGCT ACAAAGCAGGACCTGAGGAAGATCTCAGAGGCACAGAAAACCTTTTGCCAACAGGTGAAGCAACTAGCAGAGACCCCAGTGGACTTGGCTTCCAAGCTGCAG GAACTTGAACAAGAGTATGGGGAACCCTTTTTGGCTGCCATGGAAAAGCTGTTTTTTGAATACCTGTGTCAGCTGGAAAAAGCACTGCCTGCATTGCAGGCACAGCAG CTTCAAGATGTGCTGAGCTGGATGCAGCCTGGAGTTTCTATCACTTCTTCTTTTGCCTTGAGCCAATATGGTGTGGACATGGGGTGGCCACTTCCAG agcgCTTGGTTACTGATTCAGTGAGCGTGACAGAGCCCATGGAGCAGAGTCCTCCTCAGCAACCAAAGCTAGTACTTCATGATCCATCGCCAAAAGCCAGGCCTAGCTCATACCTTTCTCGGGGACTAGCCCCAAGGAAGAACCCAGAACCTTTGGCTGGCCACCACTTCAATCTGGCCCCTCTAGGCCGGCGAAGAATCCAGTCCCGATGGGCATCCACTAAGGGAGACCATAAGGAGCGCCCTACAGTCATGCTGTTCCCCTTTAGGAATCTGGGTTCACCAAGCCAGATCATATCTGAGCCTGAGAGCAGGGAAGAACGTGAAACACACACGGCAGATCTGGCAGGTGCTGCGGGCATGAGAGCAGCTTCCACTGGAAAATCTAAGAGTCCATCCCAGACCCTGGGGGGAAGAGCTCTGAAGGAGAACCCAGTTGACTTGTTTGCTTCAGAGAAAGAAGA GAACTGCTTGGTTTGCCCCATGGACCCCCTGAGACTGTCATTATCACCTCCTAAGGCTAGGAAGCCAG TGTGTCCCCCATCTCTGTGCAGCTCTGTCATTACCATAGGGGACTTGGTTTTGGACTctgatgaagaagaaaatgaccagagggaaggaagg GACCCTCCGTCCACACTCTCCCAGCACCCTTACCAAAAGCCTTGGCCACATCCCCTGGACAGCTGCAGCCTCCATCCTGCAAAGTGA
- the TINF2 gene encoding TERF1-interacting nuclear factor 2 isoform X1, protein MATPPGAGPAALRFAAAATWQVVRGRRVEHFPRVLEFLRSLRAAAPGLVRYRHHERLCMGLKAKVVVELILQGRPWAQVLNALHHHFPESGPVVRDPKATKQDLRKISEAQKTFCQQVKQLAETPVDLASKLQELEQEYGEPFLAAMEKLFFEYLCQLEKALPALQAQQLQDVLSWMQPGVSITSSFALSQYGVDMGWPLPERLVTDSVSVTEPMEQSPPQQPKLVLHDPSPKARPSSYLSRGLAPRKNPEPLAGHHFNLAPLGRRRIQSRWASTKGDHKERPTVMLFPFRNLGSPSQIISEPESREERETHTADLAGAAGMRAASTGKSKSPSQTLGGRALKENPVDLFASEKEENCLVCPMDPLRLSLSPPKARKPVCPPSLCSSVITIGDLVLDSDEEENDQREGRESLENYQKTKFDTLIPTFYEYLPTSGPSAVSVPSMTMQTGLDTYDRTGILSALHLSP, encoded by the exons ATGGCCACGCCCCCGGGGGCCGGTCCCGCGGCTCTGCGCTTCGCAGCCGCGGCCACCTGGCAAGTGGTGCGGGGGCGCCGCGTGGAGCATTTCCCCCGGGTATTAGAGTTTTTGCGATCACTGCGCGCTGCTGCCCCTGGCTTGGTTCGCTACCGCCACCATGAACGCCTGTGTATGGGCCTAAAGGCCAAG GTAGTGGTGGAGCTGATCTTGCAGGGCCGGCCGTGGGCCCAAGTTCTGAATGCCCTACATCACCACTTCCCAGAGTCTGGACCTGTAGTGCGGGACCCGAAAGCT ACAAAGCAGGACCTGAGGAAGATCTCAGAGGCACAGAAAACCTTTTGCCAACAGGTGAAGCAACTAGCAGAGACCCCAGTGGACTTGGCTTCCAAGCTGCAG GAACTTGAACAAGAGTATGGGGAACCCTTTTTGGCTGCCATGGAAAAGCTGTTTTTTGAATACCTGTGTCAGCTGGAAAAAGCACTGCCTGCATTGCAGGCACAGCAG CTTCAAGATGTGCTGAGCTGGATGCAGCCTGGAGTTTCTATCACTTCTTCTTTTGCCTTGAGCCAATATGGTGTGGACATGGGGTGGCCACTTCCAG agcgCTTGGTTACTGATTCAGTGAGCGTGACAGAGCCCATGGAGCAGAGTCCTCCTCAGCAACCAAAGCTAGTACTTCATGATCCATCGCCAAAAGCCAGGCCTAGCTCATACCTTTCTCGGGGACTAGCCCCAAGGAAGAACCCAGAACCTTTGGCTGGCCACCACTTCAATCTGGCCCCTCTAGGCCGGCGAAGAATCCAGTCCCGATGGGCATCCACTAAGGGAGACCATAAGGAGCGCCCTACAGTCATGCTGTTCCCCTTTAGGAATCTGGGTTCACCAAGCCAGATCATATCTGAGCCTGAGAGCAGGGAAGAACGTGAAACACACACGGCAGATCTGGCAGGTGCTGCGGGCATGAGAGCAGCTTCCACTGGAAAATCTAAGAGTCCATCCCAGACCCTGGGGGGAAGAGCTCTGAAGGAGAACCCAGTTGACTTGTTTGCTTCAGAGAAAGAAGA GAACTGCTTGGTTTGCCCCATGGACCCCCTGAGACTGTCATTATCACCTCCTAAGGCTAGGAAGCCAG TGTGTCCCCCATCTCTGTGCAGCTCTGTCATTACCATAGGGGACTTGGTTTTGGACTctgatgaagaagaaaatgaccagagggaaggaagg GAGTCTCTGGAAAACTATCAGAAGACAAAGTTTGACACCTTGATCCCCACCTTCTATGAATACCTCCCTACTTCTGGCCCCAGTGCTGTGTCTGTCCCTTCCATGACCATGCAGACAGGTCTAGACACTTACGATAGGACTGGAATTCTCTCTGCACTCCACCTGTCTCCCTGA